The following coding sequences are from one Biomphalaria glabrata chromosome 8, xgBioGlab47.1, whole genome shotgun sequence window:
- the LOC129927716 gene encoding cilia- and flagella-associated protein 251-like: protein GEGEEKEEEKREEEEEEKENEEKEKEEENEEKENEEEKEEKEEEEKEEENEEKEKEEEKEEKEEEEKEEENEEKENEEEKEEEEEKEEENEEKEEEKEEKEEEEKEEEKEEEEEEKEEEKKEEEDVCVFGCLFE, encoded by the coding sequence GGAGAAGGGGAGGAGAAGGAGGAGGAGAAgagggaggaggaggaggaggagaagGAGAATGAGGAGAAGGAGAAGGAGGAGGAGAATGAGGAGAAGGAGAATGAGGAGGAGAAGGAGGAGAAGGAGGAGGAGGAGAAGGAGGAGGAGAATGAGGAGAAGGAGAAGGAGGAGGAGAAGGAGGAGAAGGAGGAGGAGGAGAAGGAGGAGGAGAATGAGGAGAAGGAGAATGAGGAGGagaaggaggaggaggaggagaagGAGGAGGAGAATGAGGAGAAGGAGGAGGAGAAGGAGGAGAAGGAGGAGGAGGAGAAGGAGGAGGagaaggaggaggaggaggaggagaagGAGGAGGAGAAGAAGGAGGAGGAGGATGTGTGTGTCTTTGGTTGTCTGTTTGAGTGA